A portion of the Streptomyces sp. NBC_00376 genome contains these proteins:
- the proS gene encoding proline--tRNA ligase yields MAKAPVLTPQAEDFPRWYQDLINKAELADNGPVRGTMVIRPYGYSLWERMQQEMDARIKQAGARNAYFPLFIPQSYLTREAEHVEGFAPELAVVTRGGGKVLEEPVVVRPTSETIINEYFSKWVQSYRDLPLLINQWANVVRWEMRPRVFLRTTEFLWQEGHTAHATDEEARDFAAYIHREVYADFMVNVLAIDVVLGRKTPAERFAGAVNTLTLEAMMRDGKALQMGTSHELGTNFAKAFHTRYLSKEGRQELVRQTSWGSSTRMVGGLIMAHGDDHGLRVPPRLAPVQAVVLAVKEDEAVLGAVRSVAQRLRAAGIRTETDDRTDTPFGRRAVDWELKGVPVRIEIGPRDLADGTATLVRRVPGGKEPVAVDALPALLPAVLEEDQTALLRESRSRRESATSDVTTAAEAVEAAVAGGWARIAWSALGPAGEARLAEHGVSVRCLVAGDGSVPGADDEPGTVALVARAY; encoded by the coding sequence ATGGCAAAGGCACCCGTTCTCACGCCCCAGGCCGAGGACTTTCCCCGCTGGTACCAGGATCTGATCAACAAGGCCGAACTCGCGGACAACGGCCCGGTGCGCGGCACCATGGTCATCCGGCCGTACGGATACAGCCTGTGGGAGCGGATGCAGCAGGAGATGGATGCCCGCATCAAACAGGCGGGCGCCCGCAATGCCTACTTCCCGCTCTTCATCCCCCAGTCTTACCTGACACGCGAGGCCGAGCACGTCGAGGGCTTCGCGCCGGAGCTCGCGGTGGTCACCCGAGGCGGCGGGAAAGTGCTCGAAGAGCCCGTGGTGGTGCGGCCGACCTCCGAGACGATCATCAACGAGTACTTCTCGAAGTGGGTGCAGAGCTACCGCGATCTGCCGCTGCTGATCAATCAGTGGGCCAACGTGGTGCGCTGGGAGATGCGCCCGCGGGTCTTCCTCCGTACGACGGAATTCCTCTGGCAGGAGGGCCACACCGCCCATGCCACCGACGAGGAGGCCCGGGACTTCGCCGCCTACATCCACCGCGAGGTGTACGCGGACTTCATGGTCAATGTGCTGGCCATCGATGTGGTCCTCGGCCGCAAGACCCCGGCCGAGCGGTTCGCCGGGGCCGTCAACACGCTCACCCTCGAAGCGATGATGCGGGACGGCAAGGCCCTTCAGATGGGTACGAGCCACGAGCTCGGCACCAATTTCGCCAAGGCCTTCCACACCCGCTATCTGTCGAAGGAGGGCCGGCAGGAGCTCGTCCGGCAGACCTCGTGGGGCTCCTCGACCCGGATGGTCGGCGGCCTGATCATGGCGCACGGCGACGACCACGGGCTCCGGGTGCCGCCGCGGCTCGCGCCCGTCCAGGCGGTCGTGCTCGCGGTCAAGGAGGACGAGGCCGTGCTGGGCGCGGTCCGCTCCGTCGCACAGCGGCTGCGCGCGGCCGGGATCAGGACCGAGACCGACGACCGCACCGACACCCCGTTCGGCCGCCGCGCGGTCGACTGGGAGCTGAAGGGGGTGCCGGTACGGATCGAGATCGGCCCGCGCGATCTGGCGGACGGCACCGCGACCCTGGTCCGGCGCGTCCCCGGCGGGAAGGAGCCGGTCGCCGTCGATGCCCTGCCCGCACTGCTCCCGGCGGTCCTGGAGGAGGACCAGACGGCGCTGCTGCGGGAGTCCCGGAGCCGGCGCGAGTCGGCCACCAGCGACGTCACGACCGCGGCGGAGGCCGTGGAGGCGGCGGTCGCGGGCGGCTGGGCCCGCATCGCCTGGTCGGCGCTCGGCCCGGCGGGGGAGGCCCGGCTCGCGGAGCACGGGGTGTCCGTACGGTGTCTGGTCGCCGGGGACGGGTCGGTGCCCGGCGCGGACGACGAGCCCGGTACTGTCGCCCTGGTGGCACGCGCTTACTGA